The genomic region TATTTTTTTGTATGAACATCGTTATCAATCCCACGAGCGTCGCATCTTAATGCATGTGATTGGTGAATAAGTTATTTAATTGAAGTCCAGGCAAGAGGATCAAAAGGCTTGCTGAGTTTTCTTAATTCAAAATAAAGACCATTTGAGTCATTGCCCCCAGTATTGCCCACCAAAGCAATCACGTCTCCACCACGCACAATTTCACCTGTCTTTTTAATTGTGGATTGATTATTTCCATATAGACTCATATAGCCTTCGCCATGATCCACAATAATAAGATTTCCAAAGCCACGAAGCCAGTCTGCAAAGACGACGCGACCAGTCGCAATGGATTTAACTTCATTACCTTCATTAGATTTAATAAATAAACCTTTCCAAGATAAGCCAGTATCTTCTCGAGGTGAGCCGAATCGATTAATTACATCTCCCTTAACGGGTAAGCTTAATTTACCTCGTAATGTTTCAAACTTTTGACCTGAAAATGTTTCTGTAGGGATGCTCTCATTACGAACAATAGGTGTTTTTGAAGATATTTTTTCTTCTCGTTTTGAAGGAACAGGGGCTGAAGGTAATCTTGCTAAACGATCAACAAGGTCTGTTAATCTTTTTTCATCTCGCATTAATTTTTGAATTTCATTGCGTTGTTGATTAATTTTTGAAGACAAACTTGCAATAAGTTTAGCGCGATCTTTCTTTTGAGATTCGAGTTCTGTTTTCTTTACTTCTTCTTTTTGTTTTAAACCTGCAATCTCTTTAAGCTTCTGTGCAGTTTCAGCACTATAAGCCTCAATTTTTTTTAAGTTACCTTGCATTTGGTAAATACTTTTAGCGCGAGCTTTTGCCACATAAGAGTAATATTGAATATTTCTTGCGACAACACTAGGATTTTCAGATTGGATAATCATTTGTAAGTAGCCAGGATCACCATGAAGATACTGCTGGTAGATTTGTTCACCCAACATTTTTCTTTGGAGATCAACCTGAGACTCTACTGTATCGGATTGTGCTTTAAGCTCTTGAAGTTTGGTATAATTTTTCTTTTGTTGAACTGATATTTCATAAAGTGAGCGATTGGTATCACTGATCTGCTTTTCGCTTTTTCTTAACTGATCGGTCGCATCTTCTTGAGCTTTTTGCGTGCCACTTAATTCTTTTTTCAACCGATCAATTTTTTCATGAACAGCGTTTAAGTTTTCTTTGGCTGAATCAGCTTTTGTTGCAGCTAAGCTATGATGAGAAAAAGATAGAAGGCATATAAAGGTGCATTGAATCAAAAAACTCAATGAGCTGTTTTCGACTTTAATCATTCAATTGAATTAGGTTTTGTCCTGTCATTTCGGATGGCTGTTTTTCACCCATGAGATGAAGTAGGGTGGGAGCTATATCCGAAAGTCTTCCATTGGATTTAATCGTAGCTTTTCGACCAATATAAAGGAAAGGCACTATATTTGTAGTGTGTTGTGTATGGACTTGTTTATTTTCATAATCTTCCATGAGCTCTGCATTGCCATGGTCTGCCGTAATAATGACTTCGCCGCCTATAGATTCCATAGCATTTACGACCTGACCAATACATGTATCGAGTGCTTCCATCGCTTTAATTGCAGCATTAAGGTTGCCTGTGTGGCCTACCATATCTGCGTTCGCAAAATTACATATGATAGCGTGATATTTTTTACTCCGAATAGCGCCCTCTAACTTTTCTGCGACTTCAAACGCGCTCATTTCAGGCTGTAAATCATAAGTAGCTACCTGTGGTGAGGGCACTAGAATGCGATCTTCACCTTCATAGACAGTTTCATTGCCACCATTAAAGAAA from Candidatus Methylopumilus universalis harbors:
- a CDS encoding murein hydrolase activator EnvC family protein, with amino-acid sequence MIKVENSSLSFLIQCTFICLLSFSHHSLAATKADSAKENLNAVHEKIDRLKKELSGTQKAQEDATDQLRKSEKQISDTNRSLYEISVQQKKNYTKLQELKAQSDTVESQVDLQRKMLGEQIYQQYLHGDPGYLQMIIQSENPSVVARNIQYYSYVAKARAKSIYQMQGNLKKIEAYSAETAQKLKEIAGLKQKEEVKKTELESQKKDRAKLIASLSSKINQQRNEIQKLMRDEKRLTDLVDRLARLPSAPVPSKREEKISSKTPIVRNESIPTETFSGQKFETLRGKLSLPVKGDVINRFGSPREDTGLSWKGLFIKSNEGNEVKSIATGRVVFADWLRGFGNLIIVDHGEGYMSLYGNNQSTIKKTGEIVRGGDVIALVGNTGGNDSNGLYFELRKLSKPFDPLAWTSIK